TGTCGCTTCGACGCAGAAAGCGATCCGGGCATTTACCGGACCTTATCCATTACACCCCTAAACCCAACGGCATGGATCTGAGCTTCCTCCGAACCGGCGGATTAAAACCCGCCATTACCAAGCCAACCGGGCGGCCACGCGTGCCGGCCTGGCCCTTCCTGCGCGCGACATCTGCCGCGGCGCAGGCGGCCAGTCCGACCGCGCAAGCGGTGGCTGGCGTCCTGCGGGGGCAGGACGGGCTGACAGACTGGATCCAGGAACTGGCCGAGATTTTCGCGCCACGTTCCAGCGGCAAGATCGAAGCCGCTCGGCTCGCGGGAAGCTTTAACCCGTTGGTCGCGAGCCATTTAGGGGTGGGGCAAGGATGATGAAATCAGTGTTTACCTTTGGGCTTTAGCCGATCTTCAGGGCTGAGGTGCATAGACGGTTTCGCTGCTGAATTCGGCAACGCCAGTGCCGCTAATTGAGGGTAAGAATGATCGAGAACCAGAAAATCCGACCTGCACAGGTCGTCGGGCCGCTGGGAGAACCCCTGACGCTGGAAAGTCTGCCGCCCGTGGACACCACGCGCTGGGTGGTACGCCGGAAGGCCGAAGTGGTCGCCGCCGTCAATGGCGGACTGCTAACCGTGGACGAAGCGTGCGCGCGTTACAGCCTGACGCTGGAGGAATTTGCCAGCTGGCAGCGCGCGGTTGACCGCTCAGGCATGCACGGCCTGCGCGTAACCCGCATCCAATATTATAAATCCCTCTACGAGCGGCAGCAGAAATATTAAGCGATCGGATGCGGCCGCTGTCCGGCCGCAAAAACCGGGAAATCTGCCCAAGGGCCGCCGGACCTGTGTCCGACGGCCCTTATTCCTTTGTGCCACGGGGATGGTTTCCGAAGCGGAATCATTTTTTGCGGGAACGCGAAGCCGTCTGCCGGGTTGAACATGTCAGCCAACCCGCTGGGGGCGTGGTCAAGGAGAGTAATATGGGCATCATTTTGTGGCTTATCGTCGGCGGCGTGATCGGCTGGCTCG
The sequence above is drawn from the Sphingobium sp. AP49 genome and encodes:
- a CDS encoding DUF1153 domain-containing protein: MIENQKIRPAQVVGPLGEPLTLESLPPVDTTRWVVRRKAEVVAAVNGGLLTVDEACARYSLTLEEFASWQRAVDRSGMHGLRVTRIQYYKSLYERQQKY